From the genome of Chelonoidis abingdonii isolate Lonesome George chromosome 25, CheloAbing_2.0, whole genome shotgun sequence, one region includes:
- the LOC116837947 gene encoding CCN family member 2-like produces the protein MRDSFGIITWSVFLLLAPGWAESQLCSYPCQCPSQPLQCPVGTSHVWDACGCCKVCARQLGELCSLQTPCDHHKGLHCDFSKIHGDVGICLAHEGATCDLLGKIYHNGESFQPTCKLQCICMDGAIGCIPLCADDLQLPSPACPNPLRVKLPTQCCEEWICQGGSQETALAVYRENPAPRSELNDLQENCLVQTTKWSACSKSCGMGISTRITNDNPQCHLEKESRLCMVRPCDFPREKIFKKGKKCTRTPKSRRGIHFEFSGCTSVRSYRPKFCGSCTDGRCCTPHTTSTAEVEFQCPEGDFFHRKLMFIKTCSCHHDCPRDNDIFLATYRRRMTGDHVKIERQ, from the exons ATGCGTGACAGCTTTGGGATAATAACCTGGTCTGTGTTCCTTCTCCTTGCGCCTGGCTGG GCAGAGTCGCAGCTGTGTTCGTACCCGTGCCAGTGCCCCTCTCAGCCGCTGCAGTGCCCTGTTGGCACCAGCCACGTGTGGGATGCCTGCGGATGCTGTAAAGTGTGTGCCCGGCAGCTGGGTGAGCTGTGTTCCCTTCAGACACCCTGCGATCACCACAAGGGACTCCACTGCGACTTCTCCAAAATCCACGGAGACGTTGGGATCTGCTTAG CCCACGAGGGGGCGACCTGTGACCTGCTGGGAAAGATCTATCACAACGGTGAGAGCTTCCAGCCCACCTGCAAGCTGCAGTGCATCTGCATGGACGGCGCCATCGGCTGCATCCCCCTGTGTGCTGAcgacctgcagctcccctccccggcCTGCCCGAACCCCCTCCGGGTCAAACTCCCAACCCAGTGCTGTGAGGAGTGGATTTGTCAAGGGGGCAGCCAGGAAACGGCCCTGGCAG TTTACAGGGAGAATCCAGCGCCCAGGTCTGAGCTGAACGACCTCCAAGAGAACTGCCTAGTCCAGACCACCAAATGGAGTGCCTGCTCCAAGAGCTGTGGGATGGGCATCTCCACCCGCATCACCAACGACAACCCCCAGTGCCACCTGGAGAAGGAGAGCCGGCTCTGCATGGTCCGGCCCTGCGACTTCCCCAGGGAGAAGATCTTCAAG AAAGGAAAGAAGTGCACGCGGACCCCGAAGTCCCGCCGGGGAATCCACTTTGAGTTCTCGGGCTGCACCAGCGTCCGCTCTTACCGCCCCAAGTTCTGCGGTAGCTGCACTGACGGCCGCTGCTGCACGCCCCACACCACCAGCACTGCGGAGGTGGAGTTCCAGTGCCCGGAGGGGGACTTCTTCCACCGTAAGCTAATGTTCATCAAGACGTGCTCCTGCCACCATGACTGCCCCAGGGACAACGACATCTTCCTGGCCACCTACCGCAGAAGGATGACCGGTGACCATGTCAAGATAGAGAGGCAGTAG